A genomic stretch from Eptesicus fuscus isolate TK198812 chromosome 15, DD_ASM_mEF_20220401, whole genome shotgun sequence includes:
- the TOR1B gene encoding torsin-1B → MRPAGRLASGAALWLLLAARAVAAIEPISMTIAIGAASIITGYFSYCRFAECCPKQRPLNATALQLALEEKLFGQHLAAEVILKALTGFRNNDNPKKPLTLSLHGWAGTGKNFVSQIVAENLHAKGLKSNFVHLFVSTLHFPHEQQIKLYQDQLRKWIRGNVSACASSVFIFDEMDKLHPGVIDAIKPFLDYYEQVDGVSYRKAIFIFLSNAGGDLITKTALEFWRAGRRREDIQLKDLEHVLSVGVFNNKHSGLWRSGLIDRNLIDYFIPFLPLEYTHVKMCVRAEMKARGSAVDEDVVTRVAEEMTFFPKDEKIYSDRGCKTVQSRLDIQ, encoded by the exons ATGCGGCCGGCCGGGCGGCTCGCGAGCGGCGCGgcgctgtggctgctgctggcgGCCCGGGCGGTGGCGGCGATCGAGCCCATCAGCATGACCATCGCCATCGGGGCCGCGTCCATCATCACCGGCTACTTCTCCTACTGCCGCTTCGCCGAGTGCTGCCCCAAGCAGCGGCCGCTCAACGCGACGG CCCTCCAGCTGGCTTTGGAGGAGAAGCTGTTTGGGCAGCATCTGGCCGCAGAGGTGATTCTCAAGGCGCTGACCGGCTTCAGGAACAACGACAACCCCAAGAAACCACTGACTCTTTCCTTGCACGGCTGGGCTGGCACAGGCAAGAATTTTGTGAGCCAAATTGTGGCTGAAAACCTTCACGCAAAAGGCCTGAAGAGTAACTTTGTGCACCTGTTTGTGTCGACTCTGCACTTCCCTCACGAGCAGCAGATAAAACTGTACCAG GACCAGTTACGGAAGTGGATTCGGGGCAACGTGAGTGCCTGTGCGAGCTCCGTGTTCATATTTGATGAGATGGACAAACTGCACCCCGGGGTCATCGACGCCATCAAGCCGTTTCTGGACTACTATGAGCAGGTGGACGGCGTGTCGTACCGGAAGGCGATCTTCATCTTCCTCAG CAACGCAGGCGGGGACCTCATCACGAAGACGGCCCTGGAGTTTTGGCGggcgggaaggaggagggaggacattCAGCTGAAAGACCTGGAGCACGTGCTGTCGGTGGGAGTCTTCAACAACAAGCACA GTGGCCTGTGGCGCAGCGGACTGATAGACAGAAACCTCATCGACTACTTCAtccccttcctgcccctggaGTACACGCACGTGAAGATGTGTGTGCGGGCAGAGATGAAGGCCCGCGGTTCCGCTGTAGACGAAGACGTTGTCACCAGAGTGGCAGAGGAAATGACGTTTTTCCCCAAAGATGAAAAAATCTACTCCGACAGGGGCTGCAAGACTGTGCAGTCGCGGCTGGATATCCAGTGA